The Candidatus Poribacteria bacterium genome has a segment encoding these proteins:
- the rsmA gene encoding ribosomal RNA small subunit methyltransferase A: MNYQQVRDFFALNHTRPKKQLGQNFLVNPEALEIILEAGELTETDTVIEIGAGLGCLTDVLVRRANRVIAVEVDELLYEALAARFGVACKPKLAVESGVACKPKLAIQKSTDSRVQLLNADILKLELHRLFEPASPSFTYKVIANLPYSITTPILWKLLDHYKQIHSCVLMMQKEVAERIVAEPGGKDYGALTIGVAYRTDATLIATLPPESFYPAPKVDSALLKLTMRENPKVTVENEEFFFKVVRTAFRTRRKMLKNTLVRSRLTSAEVLGTAFEELGIAPERRAETLHITEFAALANFLFFNQ, encoded by the coding sequence ATGAACTATCAACAGGTTCGCGACTTTTTTGCCCTAAATCACACCCGTCCCAAAAAACAATTAGGACAAAACTTCCTCGTTAACCCAGAAGCCCTCGAAATTATTCTCGAAGCCGGAGAACTCACGGAGACCGACACAGTCATAGAAATCGGTGCCGGTTTAGGGTGCCTCACGGACGTTTTGGTGCGACGTGCCAACCGTGTAATCGCTGTTGAAGTAGATGAATTGTTATACGAGGCGTTAGCAGCGCGTTTTGGCGTAGCTTGCAAGCCAAAACTTGCTGTTGAAAGTGGTGTAGCTTGCAAGCCAAAACTTGCTATACAAAAATCAACAGATTCGCGTGTTCAACTCCTTAACGCCGACATCCTCAAACTGGAACTCCACCGATTATTTGAACCCGCCAGTCCATCGTTCACTTACAAAGTTATAGCGAACCTGCCTTATAGCATTACGACCCCAATCTTGTGGAAACTGCTCGATCATTACAAACAGATTCACAGTTGCGTCTTGATGATGCAAAAGGAAGTCGCAGAAAGGATTGTTGCTGAACCGGGAGGAAAGGACTACGGTGCCTTGACAATCGGTGTCGCTTATAGGACCGACGCGACCCTCATCGCCACGCTGCCGCCAGAAAGCTTTTATCCGGCACCGAAAGTGGATTCGGCACTCCTAAAATTGACAATGCGCGAAAACCCAAAGGTTACGGTTGAAAATGAGGAATTCTTCTTTAAAGTCGTCCGAACAGCGTTTCGGACGCGGCGGAAGATGCTAAAAAACACGTTAGTTAGGAGTAGACTGACATCGGCGGAGGTATTAGGGACTGCTTTTGAAGAACTCGGCATTGCTCCAGAGCGGCGTGCTGAAACGTTGCACATCACAGAATTTGCCGCCCTCGCAAATTTTTTGTTTTTTAATCAATAA
- the coaBC gene encoding bifunctional phosphopantothenoylcysteine decarboxylase/phosphopantothenate--cysteine ligase CoaBC, whose product MELKERTIILGVTGGIAIHKAIDVASQLVKGGASVHVVMTENATRLVQPLQFQVISRNPVLLNLFDAGTDWKPPHIDLADRADLLVIVPTTANIIGKMANGIADDALSTVAVSVHCPILLAPAMNGHMYHNPFVRRNIDTLKTHGIHFIEPASGDLACGYEGTGRLNTVEAILQGVSDMLSDARSNALPKVETDDLRGTRVLVTAGATREYIDPVRFITNRSSGKMGYAIAEAATQRGAEVHLISGTATVPAPVGIETEYVETTLDMHDAVLQAFKETDIVIMAGAPADYRPSEFTPQKIKKTTETLTLPLERNPDIAQTLGEQKTNQTLVCFAAETNDLLENAEKKLVRKNCDLIVANDILAEGAGFGVDTNIVTLLDRDGTCEQLPRSSKRDVADAILTKVVSIRNSPQ is encoded by the coding sequence ATGGAACTTAAAGAGCGGACGATTATCTTAGGTGTTACAGGCGGCATAGCCATTCACAAAGCGATTGACGTGGCAAGCCAACTCGTCAAAGGCGGTGCATCCGTTCACGTTGTCATGACAGAAAACGCCACGCGTCTTGTGCAGCCACTGCAATTCCAAGTCATCTCGAGGAATCCTGTCCTCCTGAACCTATTTGACGCTGGAACAGACTGGAAACCGCCTCACATCGACCTCGCCGACCGTGCGGATCTCCTCGTGATTGTCCCCACGACAGCGAACATCATCGGTAAAATGGCAAACGGCATCGCTGATGACGCGCTGTCCACTGTTGCGGTTTCTGTTCACTGCCCCATCCTCCTTGCACCGGCGATGAACGGACACATGTACCACAATCCGTTTGTGCGACGGAATATCGACACCTTGAAAACACACGGGATCCATTTCATTGAACCAGCCAGTGGCGACTTGGCATGCGGCTATGAAGGGACGGGACGGTTGAATACAGTAGAGGCGATCCTGCAAGGGGTCAGTGATATGCTTTCTGATGCCAGATCGAACGCCTTACCCAAGGTCGAAACGGACGATTTACGAGGGACACGTGTTCTCGTCACAGCAGGGGCAACGCGCGAATATATCGATCCGGTCCGATTTATCACCAATCGTTCGAGCGGCAAGATGGGATACGCCATCGCTGAAGCGGCGACACAGCGCGGGGCAGAGGTGCACCTCATCAGCGGCACTGCGACTGTCCCTGCCCCTGTCGGCATTGAGACCGAGTACGTCGAGACGACGCTTGATATGCACGATGCAGTCCTGCAAGCTTTCAAAGAAACAGACATTGTTATTATGGCGGGCGCGCCTGCCGATTACCGACCCAGCGAATTTACGCCCCAAAAAATAAAAAAAACTACCGAAACTTTGACACTTCCACTCGAAAGGAATCCGGACATCGCGCAGACACTTGGCGAACAGAAAACGAACCAAACCCTCGTTTGCTTTGCCGCCGAAACGAACGACCTCCTTGAGAACGCTGAAAAGAAGTTGGTACGCAAAAACTGTGATCTCATTGTCGCGAATGACATTCTTGCGGAGGGTGCTGGATTCGGAGTCGATACGAATATTGTAACCTTGCTGGACCGAGACGGCACCTGCGAACAACTTCCGCGTTCCTCGAAACGCGACGTAGCAGACGCCATTCTGACAAAGGTTGTTTCCATACGAAACAGTCCTCAATAG
- a CDS encoding Uma2 family endonuclease, giving the protein MGSLDTFAFKQKKYMPVFPKASGKPTIYIEGYPYEDDEPTAATGFHADQIGIFSDQLMRYFAINPYVYIGVDSFIYYREGDITKFVAPDVYVVFGVSKFPQRRSFYTWSEGAVPTAIFEFLSDATADQDRHEKVHIYLNDMGVDAYFIHQPEMEKPPEFRGWQRDLTGDIVEIMPDAQGGLFSETLNLYFQWEDQQDTHVRLLRPYLPDGTPITTSMEEHDLRIAAETRTAAAETHAQEMEAEIERLRQQLAHRQDNDIS; this is encoded by the coding sequence ATGGGGTCCCTCGACACCTTTGCATTCAAACAGAAAAAATATATGCCGGTCTTTCCAAAAGCGAGCGGAAAACCGACAATTTACATAGAAGGATACCCCTATGAGGATGATGAACCTACGGCCGCAACTGGATTTCATGCCGACCAGATTGGAATTTTTTCTGACCAACTCATGCGATACTTTGCGATCAACCCATACGTTTACATCGGTGTTGACAGTTTCATTTATTATCGTGAAGGCGATATCACGAAATTCGTCGCGCCCGACGTTTACGTCGTCTTTGGGGTTTCTAAGTTTCCACAACGGCGCAGTTTTTATACATGGTCAGAAGGTGCTGTTCCTACGGCTATCTTTGAATTCCTTTCCGACGCAACAGCCGATCAGGATCGACATGAAAAGGTTCACATCTATCTAAATGACATGGGGGTAGACGCGTATTTCATCCATCAACCCGAAATGGAAAAGCCACCTGAGTTTCGGGGTTGGCAGCGAGACCTAACGGGGGATATCGTTGAAATTATGCCTGATGCCCAAGGAGGTCTGTTCAGTGAAACCTTGAATCTCTATTTTCAGTGGGAGGATCAACAGGATACGCATGTGCGGCTGCTACGTCCGTATCTACCGGATGGCACGCCGATTACGACTTCTATGGAGGAGCATGACCTTCGGATAGCAGCAGAAACGCGCACAGCAGCAGCAGAAACACACGCACAGGAAATGGAAGCCGAGATAGAACGGCTCCGTCAGCAACTCGCTCATCGCCAAGACAACGATATTTCATGA
- the gmk gene encoding guanylate kinase, which yields MANTHLYKPNLVIVISGPSGSGKSTVIDSLCKADETLQLSVSATTRKPRPGEVDGVDYHFLSKAEFEKSIQQDKFLEWAEYGDNLYGTLKSEIADARETGKDAILEIEVKGSLEIRKRQQDLTPARSILIFIVPPSFATLEKRLRRRDTESESELKQRLDIAKSEVLEIQHYDYWVSNSQGKIQQAVQQIQTIISAERSRVDSKLIETLNPLLGIDSVD from the coding sequence ATGGCGAATACACACCTTTATAAACCGAACCTCGTCATCGTCATCTCTGGACCGTCCGGCTCAGGGAAAAGCACCGTCATTGATTCCCTCTGCAAAGCAGATGAAACTTTACAATTATCTGTCTCTGCAACAACGCGTAAACCACGTCCCGGTGAAGTAGATGGCGTTGATTACCACTTTCTGTCAAAGGCGGAATTTGAAAAGTCTATTCAGCAGGACAAATTCTTAGAATGGGCAGAATATGGCGACAACCTCTATGGAACGCTCAAATCTGAAATTGCGGATGCCCGTGAAACCGGGAAAGATGCTATTTTGGAGATTGAGGTAAAGGGTTCTCTGGAAATCCGAAAGCGACAACAAGATCTCACACCGGCAAGAAGTATCCTCATCTTTATTGTCCCGCCATCATTCGCTACCTTGGAGAAACGGCTCCGCCGCAGAGACACAGAATCGGAGTCGGAACTGAAACAGCGATTGGATATAGCAAAATCCGAAGTTCTTGAGATTCAGCACTACGACTATTGGGTGAGCAACTCACAAGGCAAAATCCAACAGGCAGTTCAACAGATTCAGACGATCATTAGTGCTGAGCGATCTCGCGTTGATTCAAAACTGATAGAGACACTCAATCCCTTACTCGGTATTGACAGTGTAGATTAG
- a CDS encoding 4Fe-4S binding protein translates to MAYYITDECIGCMACLTNCPVDAITGDRNMLHIIDPNICIDCSACGMVCPVEAIRDQFGEVCKFIRRPTHRPIAVIYEELCSGCDFCVHICPWDCLELKDPETGEHAESFFGICELVKPKDCVGCKLCEEVCIKDAIRVESPVLVELAEAAD, encoded by the coding sequence ATGGCATACTATATCACTGACGAATGTATCGGGTGCATGGCGTGTTTGACGAACTGTCCGGTTGATGCAATAACGGGTGATCGGAACATGCTACACATCATTGATCCGAATATCTGCATTGATTGCAGCGCATGCGGGATGGTCTGTCCAGTCGAGGCGATCCGTGATCAATTCGGAGAGGTGTGCAAATTCATTCGTCGTCCCACACACCGACCCATCGCCGTTATCTACGAAGAACTTTGTTCGGGATGCGACTTCTGTGTCCATATTTGCCCTTGGGATTGTCTTGAACTCAAGGACCCAGAGACCGGCGAACACGCCGAAAGTTTCTTCGGCATCTGCGAATTGGTTAAACCCAAAGACTGTGTCGGCTGCAAACTGTGCGAAGAGGTTTGTATCAAAGACGCTATCCGCGTTGAATCCCCCGTGCTTGTGGAACTGGCTGAAGCCGCAGACTAA